One window from the genome of Magnolia sinica isolate HGM2019 chromosome 4, MsV1, whole genome shotgun sequence encodes:
- the LOC131243483 gene encoding triosephosphate isomerase, chloroplastic gives MAVVSPTSLASQLSGPKSAIPSASHFSGLRRSCLNLDTSSSTHAFFQKIDSRLQISTSRRACRGVVAMAGSGKFFVGGNWKCNGTKDSISKLVADLNSSKIEPDVDVVVAPPFIYIDQVKNSLTGRIEISAQNSWVGKGGAFTGEISVEQLKDIGCQWVILGHSERRHVIGEDDQFIGKKAAYALGQNLKVIACIGEKLEEREAGKTFDVCFQQLKAFADNVPSWDDVVIAYEPVWAIGTGKVATPQQAQEVHVAIRDWLRKNVSAEVASKTRIIYGGSVNGGNCAELAKQPDIDGFLVGGASLKGPEFTTIVNSVTSKKVSA, from the exons ATGGCCGTTGTTTCTCCCACATCTCTCGCATCTCAACTGTCTGGCCCCAAATCCGCAATCCCATCCGCTTCGCATTTCTCTGGATTGCGTCGCTCTTGCTTGAATCTGGACACTTCATCTTCTACTCATGCCTTTTTTCAGAAGATCGACTCTCGCCTCCAAATCTCCACTAGCCGAAGAGCCTGCAGAGGAGTCGTTGCCATGGCCGGGTCTGGAAAG TTTTTCGTTGGCGGTAATTGGAAGTGT AATGGGACAAAAGACTCTATCAGCAAGCTTGTTGCTGACTTGAATAGCTCGAAGATTGAGCCTGACGTTG ATGTTGTTGTTGCACCTCCATTTATATACATTGATCAGGTAAAGAACTCATTAACTGGTCGGATTGAGATATCTGCACAGAATTCTTGGGTTGGAAAAGGTGGAGCCTTTACTGGAGAAATCAG TGTGGAACAATTGAAGGATATTGGCTGCCAGTGGGTCATTCTTGGGCATTCTGAGCGGAGACATGTCATTGGTGAAGATGATCAG TTTATCGGAAAGAAAGCTGCTTACGCCTTGGGTCAGAATCTCAAGGTAATTGCCTGTATAGGAGAGAAATTAGAAGAAAGAGAAGCAGGGAAAACATTTGATGTCTGTTTTCAACaactaaaggctttcgcag ATAATGTGCCCAGTTGGGATGATGTAGTGATTGCATACGAGCCTGTGTGGGCCATTGGCACAGGTAAAGTTGCCACTCCACAGCAGGCTCAGGAAGTACATGTAGCCATTCGCGATTGGCTCAGAAAGAATGTCTCAGCAGAAGTAGCATCTAAAACACGCATTATTTATGGAG GTTCTGTAAATGGGGGCAATTGCGCTGAACTTGCAAAGCAACCAGATATTGATGGATTTCTTGTTGGTGGCGCTTCCTTGAAG GGCCCAGAATTCACTACCATCGTCAATTCAGTTACTTCCAAGAAGGTGTCGGCTTAA